The Macaca nemestrina isolate mMacNem1 chromosome 1, mMacNem.hap1, whole genome shotgun sequence genome contains the following window.
GAGATGCAGgtgctgttcagaagctttatTTCTCTGTATAATCAGACACAAGTGATAACATTGTCAGGAGAAAAGGAGGCTTCCACAATCTAGGAAAACACATGGGTGGAGCCTTTTGGAAAAAGCATAATCCTTCCCCATGAATGAATGATTAATAAGGATGTCTAAGAAAGGATCTGTCAAGTTAGGACTTTTCCTTGGTCCTTGAGATACTTCTGTCCTCTAAAGTCACTTGTCTCCACATCAGGAATTAGGTCAGCAGCAGCCTCCAGAGCCATAGCCACAGCTGGAGGCACCATCTTGCCGACCACAGCCCCTGTCACAGGAGTTGGAGCTCTGGCGCCGGCATCGGTGGGAACTGCCATGCCTGTGGTGGCTCAGGCAGCAGCCGCCCTCAGAGCTGGGGCCACCGCAGCCCCCAGGGCTTGGAGCACAGCAGGAGGAGGCTGGAGGCAGACACTGTGCTGAGCTCTTTGGGGGGCATTTGGGTGAGGGGCACTTGGGCGGAGGCTGGCACTGCTGCTGGTTCTGCTGGCAGGACATCTTGGCAGGAGGTGAGAGCCTGGATAGATAAAAGGAAAAGCTCAATGCAAAAGCTCCAGGCTAGTGTCTCCTCTACGAATGGTTTTATGAAGTCCTAAGACCAGTTGCTTCCTGAGATATACACTTcatgaataaaaacagaaactcgTCTCAAGTAAAACTGGCCTGGTAAGACGCTTCCTTCTACTTTTCCCCCTTCCAGAAAAGAATACTGGTGTCTTCTAACTGGGCCCCAAGTCCTTCTGTCTTCATAGAAACACTGGTGCAAAAACACCAAATTGAGTAATGATTCTCAGAGAATATCACTGGACATGTATGCATCTCTTAGGAAGAGTAGAGAGAATGCTGAGAGCCAGGGCTCTGGTGTGTCACAGACTTCCATGCACCCCAAAGAGGTTCCTTGCTCACTGCCCCTTCCCCTACCCTCAATTGCCCTCTGAAGTCCTCTTCCTGCTGTGTGTACATCTGTGTACATCTGACACctcttcttcccccttccctAGTAAAATCTGGGCTTATCTTCCCCAGACATCCCCAGCTGTGGGTCCCCTCTAGATACTTACCCGGTACAGAAGATACTAAGGAGGAGAAGGCTGTTCTTTAGGAGGCTGTGGATGAGGAGCCCAAAATAAGAGCCTTTTTATCTTGTGCAGGGTTACTGATGCACAGCCCAGGCATCCTGCTTTCACAACAAGGGGAGGTGGCAGAGCCAAACACTCCCATCCCAGGCATCCAGCATCTTCCTTCACGCTTGCCAAGATGCCTGTCAAGAGGAAACCAGGAAGTCTTGATGACAGATCTCCACGTGTGTTGGGGACCTGTCATTTCTTCTCCTTTCACTCATTCAGCTCAGATGTTTTAGTCTGAGCTCTGTCCCTTGCATTTTGCAGTGAGAATGTACAGATGCATATGACACATTTCCTGACCTTGAGCCTTTCAAAGTTAACTGGACTTATATCAGAGATGAAAACATATGTGTCTGATATGGTATCATGTAGTGCGTCCTGGGAtacaaacatctttttttttggacatCAGTTCCCTATTCCTCTGCATATTCCCCAGGGGTATGGTTTGTTGAGATGTAATTGGCTCCTGACTCTTGGGGATGTTGGGTGATCTGAGACCACTGGACCCTGGGAGTGAGATGTATTAGGTAATGAATGGAGGATGGGACCCAGACCCTGTCTGGGGAAGTTGGAGCCCAAAAGAGAATTAAGGTAGGATTAtatgaataagcaaatgaaatcATTAAGGAACGTGCAACAGTTGAGATCACAAGACTCATACTTAATATGAAAAACGTAGGTTGGCCCATATGTAGCTTCCCATGGGATGTATGATACTGATGGTAAGCAAATAAAATGGTCCATGAGcaaaaatatataagataatTGGTGAGAGTCATGAATATGATTTGTTCAATGAATTGTGGATGATGAGGTTAGTGATGGTAGTGACATCATGTGCATCACATTTAATGGAACAAACCTCATACATTCTAAGGTTTCTGTAGGATGAAATATAAAGTCTGATTCTTATTTTTCCCATTCAATTTTGTAATAGTTTTAGACATGAATTTTTCACTGAATTCATCTCTATTATCATAATACCTGTACTTTGCTATttgtttctaaaaaattaaagtcaGAAGTATAACAGAACATTATATTTAAGTTAAATggcaattttaaataatacatgtttatggTAAATGCCTGTTATTGTTCCCTGTACTTGATAGTTTATGGCTTTTAGACAACAAACTCCCTATCAGAGCATGCACTTTACAACTTACCCTCTTTAAAACACAGTGGGAGGTCGGGGGCAGAATTCCatgatttattttgagatatttaagagaaaatgaaTTGTCTCTAGGAATGTGGCTTGGgaatggaggaggaggaatagGATTGATTCTCCTCTCTGATATTCTTCTGTCTGCAGAGGCCTCTTGCTGAAGGGATATTTTTGGGCTTAGCTCCAGGGCTACACTAGGTGTCCATTTCTTTTACATTCTTTAGAACCCACCAATTGCTAGTGCATTGGAAGGAATTACTCATGATGGTTGAAATGGGTACTTTCTCATTCCATACTGGTGAAGCTGAAGAGGGGCACAATCTTTTGAAAAATTCAGTTAAAAAGTTACTGGGGTTTAGACTTTGCTGCAAATCTGAACATTCATTTCTCTGTATCTTGTGTTTATCATAAGCAAGGCTTGTCCTCCCAACAGAGAAAGCATGATAGCCATTTTCCTGCATGGGTTGCAACCCTGAGTCATTGGCAGCTGGGAGAGGTAGGAGGTGGAAGCATTAATTGAGAAAGAAACATAAATCACACATTTTGGGCAAGTTTCAAAGGAACAAAGTATCCTTGCCAATGACATTCAATATATCGTGTTACCTCTGTTTTATAAAACACAGTGGATGACAGTTAGGCTTTCCTCCAGCCCCATTCTTGACTGCCTGTCTTGAAAGCCACCCCACAAGACCTGGAGAGCACATTAATCTCCCTTCTACTGTAGTGATTCCTCCTGTCACTCACTGTCCTCCTTCTGAGATCAGGTGTCCACAGTCCTCACACGCACAGGATTTGTCCTGTGCTGACAAACAGTAGCTATAAGATCATGATCTGGTCACTTCCCCTACAGCACAAGGCCACCTCCCTGAGAATGACAAGTCCCAGGAGTCCCATCCTGAGAAGCCTTGGCTTCCTGTGGTCCAAAGACAGCAAGGAAATACAGAGACTGCTCTGGCTGGATGAATCCATGAAGAATTTCATGACTTAGTCATTCCAACTGGTACTATGGGAACAGGCACTGCAGGACCTCAGGTTTAGCTCCCTGGAGTGCATTTTGGACATTCCACATCAGCAATGAAGGATGAGTCAACAACCAGAATTCTTCTCCCTTTGCTTACAACTCACAGTTCCTTCTCCATTCTGTTCCTGCTATGACTGTGACTATTACATTCCATGGCAAGCAGCTAAGTCATTCTTAAGGAAAATGGGAAGCAGTAGCCAGAAAGTGTCACATATCTCCAACATACCTAAGTTTCTTATATGGATTTGAATTTTCCCCTCAGATTAAGTGGTATTTTGAGATATTTACACCTCTCTCTATTTTCTTGAGAAAGCTCTGGTAGGACCCAGTGTATAAGAAGATGTTGGACTCAAATTTTCTTCTTGTATTAGGATGTTGGCTGAAgtcaaaagatgaaaataatagatGTCTCTTATCCCCATATACTAAAGTAACCTTAGGATAAGCTGCTGAAAATCTCTGCAGGacttgctaagaaaaaaaaatggaactctATTTCTCTGGTTCAGCTATATATTTGGAAGGCTAAACTTTGGTGAGAATTTTTTAGATAGGGAAGTTATTGTCCTGAAAGACAATGTTGTAATCTCCCCCTACTCTTGTACGGGGGAGGGAAACTGGTTGTCCTCCTACAACAGAAGTCAATTGAAAGGACAGGATTCACAATGAGAGCTTGTAGATGTTAGAGATTCCTTCAAGAAATCTTTATTCCTTTATCCCTCAGCAGAATGTCTGCTATGGTAGTAGACTTGATGTTCTAACCTCTGAGCCTATTGTTGAATAATGAAAAGGAACTGAAGAGATAGAACAGGACGTTGAGACATAACAGCAGATGACATCTAAGAAGGAATACCAGCTTCCACAGTCTTGCTAGTATTGTGCTTAGGATGGTTTTCTGTTGGGCAGAGAGACCTCAATATCGAGAAGCTATGGCCGGTGACAATGAAGGTAGGAGCTTAGGCAGTACCTGAAGGGTTAAATCTGACTGCTCATCCCATGTCTGGAAATCATGCTGTGAGGAAAATCCTTGAAGATGCTCCAGAAGCACTCACAAAAGCACCCTATAAGACAGCCCTCCTGCAGAACCTGCCAATAGAGGAAGCTAGTGGTACAGTCACATGTATACTGATTTCCCCTCCCCTTTTCCATCTCCCAAtacaaaggaggaggaaggggtaCTCAGGAAAAAGATGGAGAGGTGGTAATGAATGAGAGAAAGAGCCCATCATATTCCCCTTCCAACTCCAGTCTCCTGGGAGATACCTGGGCAATGCTTGTGTGCAAGGGAGAATTTGAGTTTCAAGTTTTGTTCAGAATGAAATTTAGCTGATCTGGACTTTAATATCCATAGAAGTGACTGATGAAATGTGAAATTTCCCTGAggtatttttaagagagattCAACACAGCATAGGAAAAAACAATGACCAGAAAAGACAATGCTTCCTGTTTTTGTTGTACTGACTTTAGACTGTTCAATACACAAGTTCGTAGGCTCTTGGGTTTTTATAAGAAGGGGGCAGTTTTGGATGCTCCCACCCTTTCTAGCATCAATCAAATCAATAAGTGCCAAGATTCCAGGTCCCCAAGGGCAAACGAGAAGCAAGTTCAGGAATGTTGGGTGGAAGCTTCATAATGACCACACAAAGGTACTGTAAAGGCAATTGGAAGTAGAAACTGAGTAGTTACTGGAGATGTGATGGGGTTTGGAAGGTCAGGGAGGAAGTCTTTCAGGAATAGGAGTATCTTGGAAGATcaagagggaggacagggagCTGGGTGTTGGATGGTGAGAATATTCATGTGCTACTTACCTGTAGTccatggggaaaaaggaaaactctCTGGGAGGCAATAGAAGACCCTGACCAATATGACCCTTGCCAAATTCCTTTTCCTCAACAACTTCCATCTCTTTTGCCAATTCTTTGCTACAATTATCTTTTACCATGTTTTCTCTCAATATTCTGCCTATCCTGAATGTAGGGAGAGGATTGGACACACTAGAGGCATGAAGGATCTGTGCTAGGTCCCAGGAGGCTGCATCACTTTAGTGACAGATACTGTGTGCTCAATGAATACACTTTGACTCTGAGGGAGGTCTCATCTCCAGGGGGCTTGGAATGGACACAGGTTTGTTCATTGTGGAATGCAAAACTTCAGCAGAGTGGTTAGGGGAAAAGTGAATGAAAGCATTGAAAGAGCGCAATGATATTTGACAGAGAAAATCTGGAGTGGGCAAAACAAGAGTGTTCTGGCTGCAACTACACCTGGGCATTCTGTTGAGTAAGGATCTTTCTAGAAATAATACCTAAGAAGGGATTACTAAGACAAGGATACACTGAGTTAGAAACCAAACATTTGTTGATGCAAATGGCTTTGAAACACAAAAGATTAGAATATATGGTGCATGCCCAATTTTCAGACTATTAAGAGTAAATTCTACAAGGGCATTCCCATCCTTATCATCTTTACTAATGTTCCATGGGACTTCTCCACCAAGGAGGTGCAGaggtgagggaggaggaaaagcaCCACACTGGGAAGAGGCTTCTCTCTTTGCTTCACTGGATCATCCAGCCCTGCTCCACTGTGGTTTTCAGTGCCCTGGTCACTGCATGAGTGACAGCATCCAGAGGGCTGATGCTGTGCCTAGTGGGGTGTGTAAAGCCTGTGATGGAGCGTTCTCCAGAGCTGAGGCTATGACAGTCCCCAGAGCTGAGGCTTAGTGGGAAGAGACTGCAGTGGACACTGAGGAGCATGTTTGAGTACCCACTTTGAGGGGTAATTGGGAGAGGCTTGAAGCTCCTCCCAGTTTTACTTCCAGGATGTCTTGGGAAAAGTATAGTGACTATAGATGAAGTAAAAAGAGAGATAATAATAGgtaattgtattaattttttaaattggatttttttatattgatttcaaAGCATATGTGGCTTTGAATCCACAACTTAGGAAAAATTCCCGAGCAGAGGAGAGCAGGAAATAGAAAGTAGCTTGGGTTAAGGTATCCTGATTCCAGTGAGGACTGAGCAAACCTTGGagctctttttctattttgttttgcagGCAGCAAATGGGTGGTGGGATTGGGAGGGGTGAGAGTGCGGGTCTTGTTTAGGAGTCAGCTTCTTTGCCTCTGTAGCCCCAAGGCCTCTGCATCTCCATGGCAAGTGTCAAGAGTTTTGAGGAGAGTGGGGATTCAAGAAACCCCATGACTATTCACATATCTGTGCCTCAGTCTTTCTGTAGGTCtgcaattctttatttttcattcattagcATCATTCCTTCTTTAAACAAGTTATATTGAGGTGGTGACACTGTGCTGGGCAAAGCATATTCAAGACTGAAGAAGATACCATCCCTACCTCTTAGGCTGATGGAGTAGTGAGACTGACAGATAAGTAGGAAACTAAGCCTGAGCTAGGCAAGGGTGCTGGAATACAATGTGTGGGAGTCCCCAGGCCTGAAGTCAGGGTTTTGGAGCATTAGTCCCTTTTGGTTCTGTAGTGACTCTGAATAAATGATGAATCCAGATGGTGTCAGCTGCTGTCACTTGGGATTGTTGATGGGATGAGTAAGATGTGGAGCCTGTATCCATCCAAGGGCAGTAAACCCAGGCATGGCAACTAAGAGAAATTTGTGGACCCAAGAAACATCAAGGAGGTGCCCAGGAGAAAGAGACAATGCTGAGGTCGAGGTAGAACAGGGCTGAGGGGAGCACTGGGGACATGTACAATCTCAAAGGTAGAATAATTTTCTCATTAAGAGCATCTGTTTTGGAGACAGGAACTTCCAGGTTTTAATCTTTCCCTGCCTCTCCTAAGAGCTGTATTAAGGCAGAGATGTCTGAGGCAAAACGAATCCGTTTATATGAAAGCAAAATGACCCAGGGATATCACAGGTAAATTCAGAGACAAGTATAAGAAATCTACAATGGCTTTGTAATATGCATCATGGATTAACATACATTTAAGGAACCTTGTGACAGGATCTTAGTGACTGTAGTATTGATTCTAAGAGACCCAGGGAAGACAGTGATTCAAATTGCATGGGACGACTAAGAGAGATTTGTCCACACAGAAATGGTAATTGATGGGTATGATTATAATGAGGTTAATATGATCACCGTGAGCACCAGACATGAAGTGGACCAAGGTTGTAGAGAGAGCACTAAACTCTATAGTATTTTCCCAATGCATTTATTATAACAATAGATACGTATTTTATCCTGAATCATGAtatattaaaagtatataaaaatggaATACACAAGTAAGTTTCAAACATATCCTAAAATTACAAGGTTTtgataaaacattattattgCATTAAATGTGTCTGAGTATCCTGATACAGGGAAGGATATAGGAGTGGccatttttttaatttgctcCATATGTTATAGCCAAGTACCAAACAGAAGCACTTTCAAGATACCTGGGTGAATGGGGTTGTTCACTGAGAACTGGGAAGTGAGAAAGGCACTGGGAAGGGACAAGGACTTTTCAACTGTAAACAAACATTTCACCACTAGAATCACCCACCTACCCCTTGCCTCACTAAGCTCCTACCTTCGGTGTGGAAGCAACCAGACATTGAATGCCCTTTTTGTATTCACCCAAACAATGATACCCAGTTCAAAAAGTTTGCCCATGGTGGGCACCTTCACTGGGTTTAGCCACCCTTTACCAGCATCTGTCAAGTGCTCCAGAGTGGGAATCCAGCTGAATATAGAACCACCTTTGTCTAAACGTGCTGTCAGGCAAGGAAATCGGAAAACGTCTCTAATGGACCCACTGGAACATAAGCTCCCTGAGAGGGGACTCCGTCTTGTTTCAAACTGATCTAAGCACCTAGACCAGTGCCAGATAACTATAAGCAGATAAATTATGAATGAATGGGTGTTGGACTTGGTCTAGAAGTCATAACACAACATTCTTTATGTCTCCTAGGCTGATTTTATTCAAGAATTTCTCAATTTTTGAGTAGCAAGTGGTTGTAGTAGTGAATCAAAAGTGTATATAATAGGCTTTTATAAGTCCTACAGCTGTGGTAACTTCTTAAAGAAATCTTTCTTAGCCAGTTGAATGACTAAATGATGAATCCAACCTGAGTAAATGATGAATTCAGATGGTGTCACCTGCTGTCACTTGGGACAGTTAATGGGATGAGTAAGATGTGGAGCCTGTATCCATCCAAGAGCAATAAACCCAGGCATGGCATGTAAGAGGAATTGAGCTGGGCAGTTGATCTAAACTCATCAGAGCAGTTCTGACATCAACTTCCTCATAGGATCCCTTTGGGTACCTTTTTCATCCCAATGAGTTAAGAAAATGAATGTCTATGAACACAGAAGAGGGGagtaattttcatttccctatttCCCAAGAGCTTGGAAAAAAAACCttctaaaatttaatatattcacCTATTACTGGATACATTAATTTCTCTGTTGTATCTAGCCCTAAACTACTCTTAAGATCTGCTCTTTCACTTTGGCTCAGTTTATGAGACCTCCTTGgattgctagtattttcttgatgAGTACCGAGGCTTGAATTTTTACCGAGTCTTTCTCCAGTTCATTAACATTCTCAAAATTGGTAGTGAAAGTGAATTGTTCTTTTAACGCACatcagaaataattattttaatcctGTGGTGCAGCTGAATACTACACTCTGGGTCCAAACTGTGGGAGGCAAACTCCTTAAAAGTGtgatttatggccgggcgcggtggctcaagcctgtaatcccagcactttgggaggccgagacgggcggatcacaaggtcaggagatcgagaccatcctggctgacacggtgaaaccccgtctctactaaaaaatacaaaaaactagccgggcgaggtggcaggcgcctgtagtcccagctactcgggaggctgaggcaggagaatggcgtgaacccgggaggcggagcttgcagtgagctgagatcccccactgcactccagcctgggcggcagagcgagactccgtctcaaaaaaaaaaaaaaaaaagtgtgatttaTATGGTTTGGTGGTTTAGTGATGTATAATTCAAACAACAAAATACTGTGgagtaaaataattacaaaacaaatcCACTGTTTACTCACATctcttaaaacattttagaagaaCTCCGAACACCACAGCCATCAGGAGTGTAAGCTTCTCAGCAAAACTGCCAGGGTTTTCATGGCAGCTGTTGGGAGACCCTGGACACTCATTCCATGATgattcccatctgtaaaatgggacaagGGTTGTACCTAACTTGAAGGACTGCAGTGAGGACTCAATTATTTACTGTATGTCAAGTCACCGGCACATCATGAGTAGTATACAAGTCATTGACCCTATGAATATATCCAGTTTACAACTCCTGCAATgatcaggtttttatttttcttacttccCCTAAGTTCCTCTCAGTGTATACCTCTGCAACAATCTCCATTTCTCTCCTTGCACCCATCAACTATTCAGCTTTCAAGGATCCCTTCCTACGTCCTCAACACCCAGATCTTCCATATAGAAATAAGGTGAATGTTCCTCCCTGCAGCCGTGTGGCCTTCTGCAACCTCTTTCTAGCAGCAACACATAAAGTCCTTATGGTCTCCCTATGAGTGAAGAGAAGTATTGTCTCTCATTCTTCTCATCCTGTGAAACATTCAATCTGGGAGATAGGGAGTGAGAGAGCAATGGAGCAACCTTGGGAGGGGGCAATATAGAAATGTAAGTGGGAAAGAGaagctttattttttacagaGTGAGACATAAGTGCTGCTAAGCACTGACCAGAACATGAGTGTGGAGACAACCATGAGGGACACTCAGGGAGACTGCTGGAGATCACTGACAGCCCTCATCAGGATGAACTCAGGAGCTCAGACCGTGGGCAGGAGGTTAGGAGTGGGTACATCAGACTGAGGTTAATCCTAGGCACTTAGGGTCTCTGATTCCTCTAAAACTGCTTATCTCAATGCACTGCCAAGGTCAGCAGCAGCAGCCAAAGCCCTGGCAACAGCTGCAGCTGCCAGTGGATAAACTCGGAGCAGTCATGTCTGTAATGCCTGTGCCAGTGGAAGAGACAGCACCTGTGGTGGCTCAGGCAGCAGCTACCCCCTAAGAGTAAAAGCAACCCCTGGAGCTGTAGCCATAGCAGGAGAAGACTAGAGGTGGACATGGGGCTCGGACTGGGTGGGGAAATCTGGGAGCCTTTGGAGGCTATCCCTGCTGCTGGTTTTGCTGACACGAAATCTCACAAAGCATCAGTGACTCTCGAAAGAATGCAATAACGCAAATGAATCTTTGTAATGTCTTTTCTCTGATGGGTGTACTTCTGCACTAGGAAATATAGGgaggaaatgaaaatcaatttGGAGTTGGTTTATCTTGGAAAGATGCTCTTTTCTCTTTGGTCACCTGCTACAAAATGATACTGGGTTTTTTCTAATTGAGCACCTAAGGTGTCCTATCTCCATGTAATCACAGAGGAGAATAAACTTGTTTGGGTAAAGCTTCCTTGATGATGTCTGGTGAGATCAGTGCATCTCTCAGAACACATACAGGAAGAAGATGAGAGTGTGCTGAAGACCCATGACCTTCACAGTCACAGGACACTGAAACATCCCGGGAGGGTACCCATTAATCCCACACTCTTCCTGCTACCTCCATCCCAGACCCTCTGCTTCCTTCTCCCCTGATGGAAGCCTGGGTTTGTCTTCCTAGGTCTTCCAGCTCCAGGTCCTGTCTACAACTAGACATCCATCTGATGTCATGGCAGCAAGAGAAAGCTTATTCAAAAGAAGTCCATGGTCTGGGAAGCCCAAGACAGAGCTGCTAGATTGTGAGGGGCAGCATGAATGGGTTGCTCGGGGAGGTGACAGCACCAAACACCACAGCCCAGGTCCAGGCCTTCACCATCTTCCCAGGAATAGGATGGCATGTTTGACACAGGAAGCCCTGGTCCTCACTTGTACTCCCACCCAGGCCTACATGTGTGCTTAAAATATGTCATGCTCCATGCATTGTGGTGGAAGGTAGAGTTACATATGACACATCACCTGACCTATAGAAATTAACTGTCTAACTGCACAGGCAGTCAAGTAAATAGGGAGCCTGCTTCCATGAGATAAGTACTACAATGTAAATGACTACCCACAAAGTCCATGGTTCTTTGCCcatctacttttttctttgtaatgttCCCTTAGCAAAATCAAGCACCAGATGTGATCAGCACTTGCTGTTGGGGTGGTGACTGAGCTAAGGATGCTGGACATTCAGAATGGGCTGTGTGTAAAACAGATGGAAGCGTAAAGTCAGCGGAGATGAGGACTCTTGAAAGAGACTCACTGGTACCCAGGAAGTAACATAGGGCCCTGGGCAGGAAAGGAGGAGAACCAAATGAATACCCGATTGAGGGGCAAATATGGAGAAGGAAAGTACAACAATTGGAATGCCAAGAGTCATAATAAGCACATTACAAAAGGCATGACCTTCCATCAAAATCCAGAGAATGTGTGCTCTTTATTTGAAGACCAT
Protein-coding sequences here:
- the LOC105497891 gene encoding late cornified envelope protein 3B, with the protein product MSCQQNQQQCQPPPKCPSPKCPPKSSAQCLPPASSCCAPSPGGCGGPSSEGGCCLSHHRHGSSHRCRRQSSNSCDRGCGRQDGASSCGYGSGGCC